The Thunnus thynnus chromosome 24, fThuThy2.1, whole genome shotgun sequence genome window below encodes:
- the LOC137176985 gene encoding calsequestrin-2-like, translating into MKQIWLSLLSGLCLRLVFFCAAEEGLEFPNFDGKDRVLDINERNYKKALKRYDLLCLFYHEPLPANKGLQKRFQMTELVLELTAQVLENKDIGFGMVDSHKDAKVAKKLGLQEVGSLYVFKDDRVIEFDGELSADTLVEFLLDVLEDPVDMINNAMELRAFERMEEDIRLIGFFKGEDSYFKAFQEASERFQPYIKFFATFDKSVAKHLSLKMNEVNFYEPFMEEPAILPGRPLSEMDIVDFVTQHRRATLRKLRAENMFETWEDDMDGIHIVAFAEEEDPDGYEFLEILKDVARDNTNNPELSIVWIDPDDFPLLTTYWEKTFKLDLFRPQIGVVNVTDADSVWLDMSNDEDLPTAEELEDWIEDVLSGRVNTEDDDESADDQESPDSYITEDSGESHDPDEEDDSDD; encoded by the exons ATGAAGCAAATCTGGCTCTCTCTACTCTCTGGCCTCTGCCTACGCCTGGTTTTCTTTTGCGCTGCTGAGGAAGGTCTCGAGTTCCCTAATTTTGACGGGAAGGACAGGGTGCTCGACATCAACGAACGCAACTACAAGAAGGCTCTGAAGAGGTATGACCTGCTGTGCCTGTTCTACCATGAACCACTGCCAGCCAACAAGGGTCTGCAGAAGCGGTTCCAGATGACAGAGCTGGTGCTGGAG CTCACAGCCCAGGTCTTGGAGAACAAAGACATTGGTTTTGGGATGGTGGACTCCCACAAGGATGCCAAAGTAGCCAAAAAGCTGG GTCTACAGGAGGTGGGCAGCTTGTACGTCTTCAAGGACGATCGAGTCATTGAGTTTGACGGAGAGCTCTCAGCAGACACGTTGGTGGAGTTCCTGTTGGAT GTGCTGGAGGACCCAGTAGACATGATCAATAACGCAATGGAGCTGCGAGCCTTCGAGAGGATGGAGGAAGACATCCGCCTCATTGGCTTCTTCAAAGGAGAGGATTCAT aTTTCAAAGCTTTTCAGGAGGCCTCGGAGCGTTTTCAACCTTACATCAAATTCTTTGCTACATTTGATAAATCT GTAGCCAAACATCTCTCCCTCAAGATGAACGAAGTGAATTTCTACGAGCCGTTCATGGAGGAGCCCGCTATCCTGCCTGGCAGACCTCTGTCAGAGATGGACATTGTTGACTTTGTCACCCAACACAGAAG GGCTACTTTGAGGAAGCTCCGGGCAGAGAATATGTTTGAGACATGG GAGGACGACATGGATGGAATACATATTGTTGCATTTGCTGAAGAGGAAGATCCAG ATGGCTATGAGTTCCTGGAGATCCTGAAGGACGTAGCCAGAGACAACACTAACAACCCAGAGCTCAGCATCGTCTGGATTGACCCAGATGACTTCCCTCTG CTGACAACTTACTGGGAAAAAACCTTCAAGTTGGACCTGTTCAGACCTCAGATCGGTGTGGTCAATGTCACAGAT GCGGACAGTGTGTGGCTGGACATGTCCAACGATGAGGACCTGCCCACAGcggaggagctggaggactgGATAGAGGATGTCCTGTCAGGGAGGGTGAACACCGAGGATGATGACGAGTCCGCTGACGACCAGGAAAGCCCTGACAGCTACATCACAGAGGACAGCGGCGAAAGTCATGACCCAGATGAGGAAGATGACAGCGATGACTAG